A DNA window from Acomys russatus chromosome 7, mAcoRus1.1, whole genome shotgun sequence contains the following coding sequences:
- the Tmem86a gene encoding lysoplasmalogenase-like protein TMEM86A, whose product MVSPVTVVKSEGPKLVPFFKATCVYFVLWLPSSSPSWVSALIKCLPIFCLWLFLLAHGFRFLLAHSSASLIFVGLVFSAVGDAFLIWQDHGYFEHGLLMFAVTHILYASAFGMRPLALRTGLVIGVLSGLCYALLYPGLSGAFTYLVGVYVALISFMGWRAMAGLRLVGAAWRWTELAAGSGALLFIISDLTIALNKFCFPVPYSRALIMSTYYAAQMLIALSAVESREPVEDYRLSKAN is encoded by the exons atggTGTCCCCGGTCACTGTG GTGAAGAGTGAGGGACCCAAACTGGTGCCCTTCTTTAAGGCCACCTGTGTGTATTTTGTGCTCTGGCTGCCCTCGTCCAGCCCTTCGTGGGTCAGCGCCCTTATCAAGTGCCTGCCCatcttctgcctctggctctttcttCTGGCCCATGGCTTCAGATTCCTGCTGGCCCACTCCAGTGCCTCCCTCATCTTTGTGGGACTTGTCTTCTCTGCTGTGGGTGATGCCTTCCTCATCTGGCAGGACCATGGCTACTTTGAACACG GTCTTCTGATGTTTGCTGTGACGCACATTCTCTATGCTTCGGCCTTTGGCATGCGGCCACTGGCTCTCCGGACAGGCCTGGTGATTGGAGTGCTGTCAGGCCTGTGCTATGCCCTGCTCTACCCGGGGCTATCAGGTGCTTTCACCTACCTGGTGGGGGTCTACGTGGCCCTTATCAGcttcatgggctggagagctATGGCAGGACTGCGGCTGGTTGGGGCAGCCTGGCGGTGGACGGAGCTGGCGGCTGGCAGCGGGGCACTGCTTTTCATCATCTCAGACCTGACCATCGCTCTCAACAAGTTCTGCTTTCCCGTGCCCTACTCACGGGCACTCATCATGTCCACCTACTACGCTGCTCAGATGCTCATTGCCCTGTCGGCCGTCGAGAGCCGAGAGCCAGTGGAAGACTATAGACTGAGCAAGGCCAACTGA
- the Igsf22 gene encoding LOW QUALITY PROTEIN: immunoglobulin superfamily member 22 (The sequence of the model RefSeq protein was modified relative to this genomic sequence to represent the inferred CDS: inserted 11 bases in 6 codons; deleted 4 bases in 3 codons; substituted 8 bases at 8 genomic stop codons), producing MTTTQHWQMVQDYVSMEFSCSTTHGKTFSPTTKIVGGKRSNRERVAKVFYDRINKENMETLVQLEQLTSEDSDDHRGIASNEHTDAVTRSLLVAEGIPFSSSWLFLLRARCLARETVSKSLGPSLIIYGSPDPQKKRKVTYEKEMPTNWAKTPKKDFAKVCMEYGFPDLXLLKKLEDIKKKVKVGGFPQVIRNLKPLEDTEAKADTTKVSSCIMEMKDPNTEMIWVKNAKPFRTQYSLGKYSVRQVGXQYTLVIASINMSSAHAYSLTVGEKWMGAMAQFNRTELKRGDKQQISLVEDRLTHTKIKGTDNNPKTIPSRGQNKRGERAQLQGNCGGLGGGKNVNLSTGLPFRSVTHLKSACVKGRSHSXDLMAKDVKLPSKKEEXLLSHSSKQSKSHKGKQAEVVISGAQISEGGESTVVAMQDGNPYCPWPSFFSEHLATLKSYMSDRYSAAGSPPELSVVLNNKKVAEGLMCAPRLQITDLPCMQIVKQGKVSMLIFPNMGTEHEGKYTFCAKVTENEAYASIAGKALXREKIFKDVGPACMFHCHQHLAKMPFXARPLPKGTWYKDGMXVTKEEAMSMELNISSCLHKDCSLVLVNLKNDHHHTAIATVYLNVPLHSQVHCTQHISQQSLGCCYELNTKNMVGGEIDDKVEAYTLYILAVHQEGVSDPPETEEAVAGNPIELPGLTNQRQVADVTMELVTITXNVPAQDXGAVLGYFVKWRKKATKLWVPANKDPFRARCTEYTVEDTDYKFQVTAVCKXHASMPTSSVAVKDPAKPPGVVRGLNVSESSNSAVLNLWFDLSTWLXSHTMVGAGTALCMHIDLFDLSLILPPTLSPGSPPPAVTWPKDSIAIKGXETITKGKKLLPILIGNTNCSDPGECQPSLQNEVANKPPVLPHFPRLPASLHLFKEPPNTVTVTQNPDVQEMSPSPTWFTAAKHVFNNKYTVXPSRKRYFRVVAQNEMGDSDPLYSKDTWLVSKDQTPKTTTQVFQVPFKQPWGFLLSSKMLTAHSCPSSHLCSENLSTKLKSCQQEXRHGPHFLTQLQPLTVLSGQDYTVPDTFLGNPWLMVISYKGHPTSLSILSSGTTPPAAYVPLHPPCTPQDSRHCLLKSECLCQGFSSKLISQSNPTPFSSPTNPESKRRLEEAAASGAGAGAVGKTAAENTAELTVTKTARHLYTGAYVKDKWQTMMKHYPPS from the exons ATGACGACCACTCAACACTGGCAGATGGTACAGGACTATGTGTCCATGGAGTTCTCCTGTTCCACTACCCACGGGAAGACCTTCTCCCCGACAACCAAGATCGTGGGAGGCAAGCGGAGT AATAGGGAAAGGGTTGCTAAGGTCTTCTATGACAGAATCAACAAGGAAAACATGGAG ACTCTGGTCCAACTGGAGCAACTGACCTCAGAGGACTCAGACGACCACAGGGGCATTGCAAGTAATGAGCACACAGATGCCGTTACACGGTCCCTGCTGGTAGCCGAGGGCatccctttttcctcctcctggctTTTTCTCCTGAGAGCTAGATGTCTGGCT AGGGAAACAGTAAGTAAAAGTCTTGGTCCCTCCCTGATAATCTATGGTTCTCCTGACCCACAAAAGAAACGCAAGGTGACATATGAGAAAGAGATGCCTACGAATTGGGCCAAGACACCAAAGAAGGACTTTGCAAAGGTGTGTATGGAGTATGGTTTCCCTGACTT GCTGCTCAAAAAGCTCGAAGacataaagaagaaagtgaaagttGGGGGAT TTCCTCAGGTCATCAGGAATCTAAAGCCACTAGAAGACACAGAAGCCAAGGCTGACACCACCAAAGTCTCCAGCTGCATCATGGAGATGAAGGACCCCAATACTGAGATGATATGGGTCAAG AACGCTAAGCCTTTCCGAACCCAGTATTCCCTGGGCAAGTACAGCGTGAGGCAGGTGG AGCAGTACACGCTAGTTATTGCTAGCATAAACATGAGCAGTGCCCATGCCTACAGCCTGACTGTGGGAGAGAAGTGGATGGGCGCCATGGCA CAGTTCAACAGGACAGAGCTGAAGAGGGGTGACAAACAGCAGATCTCA CTGGTGGAGGACAGGCTGACTCACACAAAGAT AAAGGGCACCGACAATAACCCAAAGACTATCCCATCCAGG GGTCAGAACAAGAGGGGGGAACGTGCACAATTGCAAGGAAACTGTGGTGGTTTGGGAGGAGGCAAAAATGTTAATCTGTCTACAGGCCTTCCCTTTAGATCTGTGACCCACCTCAAAAGTGCATGTGTAAAAGGAAGGAGCCACTC TGacttgatggctaaggatgtgaAACTGCcctcaaagaaagaagagtgacTGCTGTCACATAGCTCCAAGCAAAGTAAGAGCCACAAAGGCAAGCAAGCTGAGGTGGTCATCAGTGGTGCACAGATCAGTGAAGGTGGGGAGTCCACCGTAGTGGCCATGCAGGATGGGAACCCCTACTG TCCCTGGCCCTCTTTCTTCTCGGAACATCTAGCAACTCTGAAGAGTTACATGTCAGACAGGTACTCAGCTGCTGGCAGCCCACCGGAATTGTCTGTAGTGCTGAACAACAAAAAGGTGGCCGAAGG ACTCATGTGTGCCCCTCGCCTCCAGATCACAGACTTGCCTTGTATGCAGATAGTGAAGCAGGGTAAGGTGTCCATGCTCATCTTCCCCAACATGGGCACAGAGCATGAAGGAAAATACACATTCTGTGCGAAGGTCACAGAAAATGAAGCCTATGCATCCATCGCAGGTAAGGCCCTCTGAAGGGAGAAAATATTCAAGGATGTTGGGCCAGCCTGTATGTTTCATTGCCACCAGCATCTGGCTAAGATGCCCTTCTGAGCAAGGCCATTACCCAAAGGGACATGGTACAAGGATGGTATGTAGGTGACCAAGGAGGAGGCCATGTCCATGGAGCTCAACATCTCCAGCTGTTTACATAAGGACTGCAGTTTGGTCCTGGTCAATCTCAAGAACGACCATCATCACACAGCAATTGCCACTGTGTACCTCAATGTGCCAT TGCACAGCCAAGTGCACTGCACACAGCACATCTCCCAGCAGTCACTTGGCTGTTGCTATGAACTAAACACTAAGAATATGGTTGGAG gagagaTAGATGACAAGGTGGAAGCTTACACACTCTATATTCTGGCAGTCCATCAAGAGGGTGTGAGTGACCCACCTGAGACTGAGGAAGCCGTTGCAGGGAATCCC ATAGAACTCCCTGGCCTTACCAATCAGCGCCAAGTGGCTGATGTGACCATGGAATTGGTGACCATCACATAAAATGTTCCTGCCCAGGATTGAGGAGCAGTGCTTGGCTACTTTGTCaagtggagaaag aaagcaacaaagctGTGGGTGCCAGCCAACAAGGACCCATTCAGGGCGAG AT gcACAGAATACACTGTAGAGGACACAGACTATAAATTCCAAGTTACGGCTGTGTGTAA CCATGCCAGCATGCCAACCAGTTCAGTGGCGGTCAAGGATCCTGCTA AACCTCCAGGCGTGGTAAGGGGCCTAAACGTGTCTGAATCCTCTaactcagcagttctcaacctgtgg TTTGACCTCAGCACCTGGCT GAGCCACACAATGGTAGGTGCTGGCACAGCCCTCTGCATGCACATAGACCTCTTTGACTTGTCCCTGATTTTGCCCCCCACACTCTCCCCT GGCTCACCACCACCCGCTGTGACCTGGCCGAAAGACAGCATCGCTATCAAGGGCTAGGAAACCATcaccaagggaaaaaaattactCCCAATTCTCATTGGCAACACTAACTGTTCTGACCCTGGAGAGTGTCAGCCTTCACTCCAGAATGA GGTAGCCAACAAACCTCCAGTTCTTCCGCATTTCCCCAGGCTGCCTGCAAGCCTGCACCTATTTAAAGAG CCCCCCAACACAGTGACTGTGACCCAGAATCCTGATGTCCAGGAGAT gagcccctcccccacctggtTCACTGCAGCTAAACATGTCTTCAACAACAAGTACACGGT GCCCAGCAGAAAACGCTACTTCAGAGTGGTGGCTCAAAATGAAATGGGTGACAGCGACCCACTGTACTCCAAGGACACCTGGCTTGTCAGTAAGGACCAGA CACCTAAGACTACAACCCAGGTCTTCCAGGTTCCATTTAAACAGCCCTGGGGGTTTCTTTTGAGCTCTAAGATGCTGACGGCTCACAGCTGCCCGTCATCCCACCTATGCAGTGAGAACCTGAGCACCAAGCTCAAGTCCTGTCAGCAAGAATGACGCCATGGACCCCACTTTCTGACCCAACTCCAGCCACTCACTGTGCTCTCTGGCCAGGACTACACCGTGCCTGACACCTTCCTTGGGAACCCATGGCTCATGGTGATTAGCTACAAAGGTCATCCAACATCGCTGTCCATCCTAAGTTCTGGCACAACTCCACCAGCAGCCTATGTACCCCTGCATCCCCCTTGCACACCACAGGACAGCA GGCACTGCCTGTTAAAATCTGAGTGCCTCTGCCAGGGCTTCAGCTCTAAACTAATCAGCCAATCTAACCCCACTCCTTTCAGCAGCCCAACTAACCCAGAGTCCAAGAGGAGACTAGAGGAGGCTGCAGccagtggggctggggctggggcggtGGGTAAAACAGCAGCAGAGAACACTGCAGAGCTAACAGTGACCAAGACTGCTAGACACCTATACACAGGGGCCTATGTCAAGGACAAATGGCAGACAATGATGAAACACTACCCACCGTCTtga